The nucleotide sequence AACCTTTTCAACTTATTGatcttatattacatatttctatGATAGGAAACTCGATTGAACATCATtgaacaaagaaatttaataattttaaagtttgtataattatttttaaaaatctattttttttataaattcttgtaaatatttaattgtttattaaacatttgtaaaaacaataattacaattattacataaaataaaaagtagaaacttattttatatatatatttaatattaatcacatacacattataatacatacatattaattattaattatgtaatatataataaagaaaattttattaaactaaattttataatttatgttttaatataattagaaaacatAGAGGGTATTACTATTGACTTAATGCGTCAAAATACAACTAAAACATTTCCTCTagtattcatatatttcatgaatttacGCGCGCttctttgtttaaaatcaaatttcaaaatctaatgttttttaataatcttttgaatttaataaaatatatattttacaaattaaatagaaaaaaatctattttattaagttttattaaaaataattttattaattaaatttatgtaaaatttatgtaaaatgataattttattaaaaaattcatatttaaaaattattaagaaataaataaaattttcctttaaaaatattattggttTTATTAaggttaaaatgttaaaagtaatatctacttattaattgattaatcatgcaatttaattacatcatGCTATCTAAtgttatctaataataatgtatctgTACAATGTATCTATATGTACAAtatgtttctatatatttatcatgcaTTATTcatgcaataataattatagtaaaaaatagaatattatcttATGCAATAAATATCATACAAAAACAAAGATTTACTTcagtttagaatttttatagctGAAGTGAAGAAGACTTCAAACGAGacgaacgatttaaaaattatttaaattcttaatttttgaaaataatttatacaaaattatttatatttattaattattattcttgtatttataatatattaatatatattaatatattaatatatttttaatatattaataaattaataataatatattttgtaatagtaatatattttagttttttattatattttataatttgatataaaaaatttttaaataaggtatttcaaagatattcaaggtgattgaaattattattctattacatttaaaatatttagaattttccgTAATATAATTGCTAGGAAatgattctataaaaaaaaaattaattaaaaatgtcgaaaaaaattttttcattttagacTTTATTTTcgactaaaataaatttgaaaaatttaataaacaatttaataaacaaattaaattcgaatgaaGTACCAATAGATTATTCTACATATGAAAATAAGTAGaagtatagaataaaattttatatcttataattttatatttaattttttttttttcaaaaaattgaatttatatacaatcaaaacaattatatttatatacaatcaaaatcatataattagcgaatttttagattaaatttccctgaaaattaatttttaaataggataaatttattctattattttgacatattatatgtaaaaaatgtaactatgtgaaaatatagaatataatataatatagaataaacatatatcatatatgtaattaatataaaaaatttaaatttaaaatctctttttatgATAGATAATTAGACATCATGTTTTTAACTACGTGGTTAATACCGGATATTATTGCTGTTGCAAGTCTTATCACTGTtggattgtatttttattataaactatatctttttaaattttggcacaaaaaaggaatattttatgttaaaccTAGTTTTCCAACTGGAAATATAATGCCAATTATAAATGGTAAATTATCATTaggtaagaatatattatttaaaaatttattttattttattttatttaaaaattatataaatcattttatttttaaataataatttgaagaaaattcttatataaatttttcttaaatgtatatatatatataagaaatgtcatgattttttaaaattattaataactattaattatatgtattgcaatttatcattaaattttttactaaattatattaatatcaaaatatttgaaattatttgaaaaaaaaatttatggaaatattacGACTGATAATTggtcaattttttaaacttatataagaattatataagataaaattatataagaattaaaaaatgataagtgataattattattatatttaattatttattaaatatttattaaatattattaaaataatattttattttatatattattttatataaatatataatttctcataATTACATTGATTAACGAAtctttatatgtatgtattgtatagatatctattaatattttattaataattaatatatcgtatcttcatttttgaaataagattagacagttgaagaaaaaaataatttacataattaaatataattaataatttaataattttataataatatttataataatatattagtatttaatattatttgaaatattttatttatttcttaaaatctcatgtttcaaaaatcaatttaaacattattattagattaaattagattagaattttttattttttattagatttttctaaaaattaaaattctagatataaatattgaaaatatttaaaattattctacaatattattaaatatttttcaatattaaaaacaactaaaataataattaaattattttttcataaaagaattttatatataataataaaaataaagttattcaaatatttaatttattaagaaatacaaattattcctTTCCAAATTCTAAGGATTAAAGAAAGCGAATTATcgtaatctattaattaatataaaataatgtaatctaATTTACacataatctataattaattgtatgcATATtacttatgaaatttttattttatagccgAGTTCTTTAGAGATATTTACGAGCACAATAAACATCATCGTCTCGTTGGCATATATATGCTGTATAAAccttatttaattgtaaatgatCCCAATTTAATTCGAGATATATTGACAAAAgagtttacaaattttcatgatcgtggaatattttataacgaagAAGTAGATCCATTATCTGGACATCTGTTTCAATTACCGgggaaaaaatggagaaatttaAGGGTAAAGTTGACACCAACTTTTACTTcaggaaaaattaaacaatttttcccgATTTTGAACGAAGCTGGAAACATCCTCGCAAAATATTTAGAAGAGGAAGCGCGGAAAGGATCCACGATCGATGTGAAAGATATATTTGCGAGGTAAATAACAGAAGTAATAAAAGGTATAAATGAGCTAAGTAAGAGGATAAGTAAgaaaacagaattttttttttcattttctttatatataataaaatattaatataataaaaattatgattatataagaatattcttctattttatataattggaaatgaatatctttttttgaagATGAATCACTctgatttcttttcaaaattactgatctttttttatttaacatgagaatttttgttttatttaagataaataacctatttatataattaatatgattaaaattcattaatgatttaaaaatattctttaatttttttattttaaatttgtaaagaattaaatatattatttttaacattttatcaaatatatttctatacatttattattttttttctagaaaaattgtaggaaaaataaaataaatattaattaaaatataaaacgaaattgcatttaaacgctaaaagaaattataataataaatctattttatactatctctttttcatttttagaaatgaattgCTCATTTGCTCacgttctataattttttccagaTATTCGACTGACATTATCATGTCAGTGGCATTTGGAATATCGTGTGACAGTTTTAAAGAACCAAATAATGAATTTCGATATTGGgggaagaaaatattcgatccgAAACCTTTGTGGAATgctcttattttatttgctcCACAAAtccttaatttcttttccataTCATATACCGAGAAAAGTGTTACAaagttttttacaaatatgtttAAACAAACTGTGAAATATAGGGAATCGAATAACATCGAAAGGAAAGATTTCTTGAATTTATTGAttcaattgatgaaaaatggaTACGTAGATGCGGATGATGAATCATTATCGAATAACGTAAATGCTgcaagtaattattattatttttttttcattatcatcaatatttttaaaaaaatgtatatttttttaacattgagaaaaaataatattaataaataaattattcttttttttttaattataatgcaaatagaaaataagttGACAATGATGGAAGCTGCGGCGCAAGCTTACGTCTTTTTCTTAGCTGGATTTGAAACATCGTCAACTACAGTCACATTCTGTCTCTATGAATTGGCAAAAAATCAAGATATCCAGAATAAAGTACGCGAAGAAATTCAAACaatgattaagaaaaatggCGATTTAACGTATAACGCACTAAACGATATGAATTATCTTCATAAAGTGATTTCTGGttcgtttatatattaataataatatgaataatattttaatatttaaatttggcCAATATTCCAATACTTTAACCAGTACCAATAATATCAATACTAtgagaaattgttaaaatattcctGAAACAATTATCAACGAAAACGagcaaaattaatcatatataaactttattttttataaaagaaattgagaaagatctaaaaaatttaatgcatttttcactttttttaaataataacataattctGTAATGGTGCAGGataggataaaattataatttttgaaatatttaaaatttcatttatcttgttctgttgtaaaaaaaaaaaaaaatctcaagcAAAATTATactcaaaatttgaaaaaatgttgaaacttcatatcttatcttatttaatattataatggaaaatagaaaataaattatatataaatctatacttttgctataaaataaaatataacaatttgaatagaaatagaagCATACAtgaaattgcataaaaatagtCTTTCTCGCTTTCTCTTTATCCTTCTtaaacagaaatttaaaaagaaactaaatgtattatatttataattaaattttcatatatcacttaattttctaatctcttctgctaattatattatgagaatattttttttttatcaagaataaTGTTCctactatattttattgataaataaatattatttattccatattaatagtataaatagTTAATAGTATAAGTTATTAGTATTAAtggtatatataaaagtattgacaagtagaaattttatataaaatttaatttatttcagaaactttaagaaaatatccaccagttgttattttaaatcgtatttGTACAAACGATGTAAAATTGAGTACAACAGATTTTTGCATACCGAAAGGAACTTGCATAGCCATACCTGTTTTTGGCCTTCATCGagattctaatatatttcctAATCCAGAAAAATTTGATCCAGAACGATTTtccgaagaaaatataaaaactaggCATCCTTATGTATATTTGCCATTTGGTGAAGGACCACGAATATGTAttggtaaatatatttttatttacataaaattatatgtatatatattaatttataataacaaaataatttatatttcagtaaattaaataataattcaattttttacatttttgcatatatctcttaattttaatttctttttcataattattgctgattataaaatataaaatataaaataaataaatttaaatagataaatagataaacacatatatttattgttagagtagaatatttttaatgacaaataaataacatgaatattaattttcaataaaaataaaaaagaaaaaataaaatcatgatagagaaaattataattgatataattatttaaaattagagattaattatgaattagaaattaatcaatgtatcaaaacaatattaaatcaatgtatcaaaacaatattatttggcTTTTTTAGGATTAAGATTTGGTTTGATACAAACAAAAATTGCTATAATTAATGctctattaaagaataaattcaaatttgggCCAAATACACCATCTACTTTGGAATTCGAGAAAGGATCCCTCATATTAATAGGAAAAGGAGGTATACATCTAAATATTGagccaatataattttaatcattaagaaTTTTAGTAATGTTGCTCTTAGAAGtgatattttagtaaaatacttatatatttttcttaaaatacttattatatgtaatattattttatgtacatcttattcaagataaataataaatttagtaaaattttattatatatttaaagaaaaaaagaaaaaaaagaaatgagtcttattcaagaaataattattcagtaGACGAAAACAAaaagtgaataaatttataataatacaaaaaaaaatcatagtttattttccatcaatattaatattttttaataatttattaaagatttaaattttatgttaatactAATATCAGTaatacaaacaaaaataaaaaagaacgaaaaaaagatatttaatatttaatatatatgacaaatacaattttatgtcatatcaatttctatttttaatatttaaatcacatctctgtatgaaaataaaataataaaaaattatttttaaaaaaaaataaacatttaatgcgaggtaataataatatttatattcttataattatctcgaaaaagataaaaaaaaaaaatcacacatttgataaaaaaaaaaaaagtaaaaaaaggaaaaaaattcagagAATTTAAACGGAATACGTTTGATActtcaacaatttattttacacaatCTGACATGATATTTCGTTATTCTTGAACGATGACAACAATAACACTAGATTCCACGTAAAACGTCCAAATTGAAAGAATCTAGTATCGATAACCTTTAATGCCATAATTATCAGTCGGTAAAGCATTAGCTAAACTAAGAAGTTCCGAACGATGAAGACCGTTCGCCTCGTGAAGCAGTCCGGACGCAGGAAGAGCAATAGCTTCTTGGTAACCAGTGGGTACAAGAGCATCCGCTTGATGTAATCCAGCTGACGCGAGAAGAGAACCATGTGGGCGAAGAGCGGGTAGATCGAGGGCAGGTTCTGCGACGGCAGGCGCATGTTGAGGAGGAAGTTTGGGAAGTGGCGAAGGTTTCGTTGGTTCGTGACTCAAGAGCGCAGAAGCAGCGGCATTATCGGCCACGTGCGCAGCGGCGGCAGCAGCGTTGTTCTGCGCAGCCGCGGCTGCACTCGCAGCTTTTTCTGCAGCCACTTGGGTAGTTTCGTAGTCGAGACGCGCAGCAGAGAGTTGTTCGTCCACCGATTCCGCTCTTGCTTTCGCTTGGCCAAGCATAGTGGTTTGTGCCGCCAATTCGGCTGCAGCTTCAGCGGCAGCTTGCGCTGCACGATCAGCCGTGGCTTGGGCCGCGTTCAAAGCTGCTGTGGCTACTTGCAATTGATGCATGGCTTGTTTAGCGGTTGTTCTCGCTGCGCTCGCGGCACGCTCAGCCTGTTGTAATTGTAAGTTTTCACTGTCTACCGCTACGTGAGCGTCTTTCGATTGTTGTTCCAATCCCTGCACTACGATCTGTTTTCCAGCAAGTGCTGCAGCCGCAGTTGCCGCGGATTGAGCAGCAGCTTGCGCCAATGTGTTTTTCGCAACGAACGCAGCTTGTCCGGCCGCGGAATGTTGATTGCTCAATTGCGTGTGCGCTTGTTCCGCCGCGCCTTTCGCGATGTTGGCCAAAGGACCACCTACACTGAAACCTGGATGAGAAATCCCACGACTGTGCGCAACTGGTGCCGGGGCTAAGACAGGTGTTTTGGCAAAAGCAGCGGAATCGACAAGTGCCAGCGCTGGTTCATGCGCGTATTCGTACTCGTAACTTTGAGCTTCTTGATCACGAGCCTGCTTCTTTGTTGGACCGCATTGTACCAGACAAATACACGCCACTAGCAGTAACAGTACcttcatttttaatcttttaattatttctttttttcaaagttttgatctgtaataagaaaatatcaagttaatggaaatctttaatatataataaacaaagcaTACATAAACAAAACTTATATCAAGAAAGTTTAATCtagtttattcaaaaatatgttacaaaatcattgaaaaattaagacaCTAAGATACTTGCTattcaattgaatattatttgactatttgagaaaatatttttattggaaatctcggataatgaatatatagataatttatcgatttttcaatttcaaagttttaattttattcaaatattgaaagtaTCAATGAATTCtcgttcatttatatatatatatatatatatatatataatatttaaatattaaacttttatatattaagaaaaactaaagtataaaatgaaaaactaatataataaaatataatcacaatctgatcaatattattgagaaataaagtgttaaaattttatttttgtaaacaacagtataaattcataaaattattaatatataattaatataattattgatatattaatattaatatattatattaataattaaattttattttaaaaatattaaataaaaagtaataattaaatatctaaaactttgatacatatcaatatttcatatattatatatttatatatattattattatatatattatatacatatatatatttacatatatattatttgatattatatcgatatt is from Apis mellifera strain DH4 linkage group LG2, Amel_HAv3.1, whole genome shotgun sequence and encodes:
- the LOC552418 gene encoding cytochrome P450 6k1; the encoded protein is MFLTTWLIPDIIAVASLITVGLYFYYKLYLFKFWHKKGIFYVKPSFPTGNIMPIINGKLSLAEFFRDIYEHNKHHRLVGIYMLYKPYLIVNDPNLIRDILTKEFTNFHDRGIFYNEEVDPLSGHLFQLPGKKWRNLRVKLTPTFTSGKIKQFFPILNEAGNILAKYLEEEARKGSTIDVKDIFARYSTDIIMSVAFGISCDSFKEPNNEFRYWGKKIFDPKPLWNALILFAPQILNFFSISYTEKSVTKFFTNMFKQTVKYRESNNIERKDFLNLLIQLMKNGYVDADDESLSNNVNAAKNKLTMMEAAAQAYVFFLAGFETSSTTVTFCLYELAKNQDIQNKVREEIQTMIKKNGDLTYNALNDMNYLHKVISETLRKYPPVVILNRICTNDVKLSTTDFCIPKGTCIAIPVFGLHRDSNIFPNPEKFDPERFSEENIKTRHPYVYLPFGEGPRICIGLRFGLIQTKIAIINALLKNKFKFGPNTPSTLEFEKGSLILIGKGGIHLNIEPI
- the LOC102654146 gene encoding antifreeze protein Maxi; this translates as MKVLLLLVACICLVQCGPTKKQARDQEAQSYEYEYAHEPALALVDSAAFAKTPVLAPAPVAHSRGISHPGFSVGGPLANIAKGAAEQAHTQLSNQHSAAGQAAFVAKNTLAQAAAQSAATAAAALAGKQIVVQGLEQQSKDAHVAVDSENLQLQQAERAASAARTTAKQAMHQLQVATAALNAAQATADRAAQAAAEAAAELAAQTTMLGQAKARAESVDEQLSAARLDYETTQVAAEKAASAAAAAQNNAAAAAAHVADNAAASALLSHEPTKPSPLPKLPPQHAPAVAEPALDLPALRPHGSLLASAGLHQADALVPTGYQEAIALPASGLLHEANGLHRSELLSLANALPTDNYGIKGYRY